From a region of the Chitinophaga caseinilytica genome:
- a CDS encoding acyl-CoA thioesterase, with product MNFYTRKWVKPEDLNAHGTLFGGSLLRWIDEEAAIYAIIQLGTNRCVTKYMSEINFINSARQGDIVELGIKATHFGRTSITLNCEVRNKITHKSILTIDKIVFVSVDENGVPKPHGRTEITYTDERLREDPL from the coding sequence ATGAATTTTTATACCAGGAAATGGGTGAAACCGGAAGACCTCAACGCCCACGGCACCCTCTTCGGCGGCAGCCTCCTCCGATGGATCGATGAAGAAGCCGCTATCTATGCCATCATCCAGCTCGGTACCAACCGTTGCGTTACCAAATACATGTCCGAAATCAATTTCATCAACTCCGCGCGCCAGGGAGATATCGTGGAGCTCGGCATTAAAGCCACGCATTTCGGCCGCACGTCCATCACGCTCAACTGCGAAGTCCGCAACAAAATCACGCATAAATCCATCCTCACCATCGATAAGATCGTATTCGTCAGCGTAGATGAAAACGGCGTTCCAAAGCCCCACGGCCGGACGGAAATCACCTACACCGACGAGCGCCTCCGCGAAGATCCGCTCTGA
- a CDS encoding helix-turn-helix transcriptional regulator translates to MAIIVNLDVEMAKNKISLKDLAARIDISVTNLSLLKTGKVKGIRFETLEALCRELNCKPGDILDYSADEE, encoded by the coding sequence ATGGCGATCATTGTTAATCTTGACGTGGAAATGGCTAAAAACAAGATCTCGCTGAAAGATCTTGCGGCGCGGATCGATATTTCCGTTACCAACCTCAGCTTGCTCAAAACCGGCAAAGTGAAGGGCATCCGCTTCGAAACGCTCGAAGCCCTTTGCCGCGAGCTGAACTGTAAACCGGGAGACATTCTCGATTATTCGGCCGACGAAGAATAA
- a CDS encoding class I SAM-dependent methyltransferase, giving the protein MYTFLKAAWRNLRQTGSVVESSPALTARMTDIIQFQKPLSIVELGAGTGVMTRHLLGRMSPASTLASFEINPELYRILSAVKDQRASHHNADVLRLPAYIPDESADYILSGIPLANLDAGTKSQLLERCHKALKPGGFFIQFQYSLKDIAAIRQRFPAVCYGFTLLNIPPAFIYYAQK; this is encoded by the coding sequence ATGTATACCTTCCTCAAAGCGGCATGGCGGAATTTGCGGCAAACGGGCTCCGTTGTGGAGAGCTCACCGGCGCTGACGGCGCGGATGACCGACATCATCCAGTTCCAGAAACCCTTATCCATCGTAGAACTGGGCGCAGGCACGGGCGTTATGACCAGGCATTTGCTCGGTCGCATGAGCCCCGCTTCCACCCTCGCTTCCTTTGAAATAAACCCGGAATTGTACCGCATCCTGTCTGCCGTCAAAGACCAGCGCGCATCTCACCACAATGCAGACGTACTGCGGCTTCCGGCGTACATCCCCGACGAGTCGGCCGACTACATCCTCAGCGGTATCCCGCTCGCCAACCTCGACGCCGGCACCAAATCGCAGCTGCTCGAGCGTTGCCACAAGGCGCTCAAGCCCGGGGGGTTCTTCATCCAGTTCCAGTATTCCCTCAAAGACATTGCCGCCATCCGCCAGCGGTTTCCCGCGGTATGCTACGGTTTCACACTGCTTAACATCCCACCCGCATTCATTTACTATGCCCAGAAATGA
- a CDS encoding heparinase II/III domain-containing protein yields the protein MKLSWLFLLLCLAGTVRAQTDSLPADFNMPPHPRILWKTADEPVLQKNVNTPGPWQNVHRSILSACDKMMSAPVLQRQLTGRRLLGVSRECLRRVFFLAYAWRMEKDQRYADRAISEMMAVCSFSDWNPSHFLDVAEMTMGVAIGYDWLYDRLTPDQRRAIATAILEKGMRPSLEKKNSNWLREHHNWNQVCNAGMLFGSLAVFEDAPELGLHLINRGIRSIVLPMEAYRPAGAYPEGYSYWGYGTSFNVLFISALETLTGGDFGLQKMPGFMETAAYYQHMAGPTGLPFNFSDAGTGGSLEPAMCWFAARLGAPSLLFTEKLRLEKPSTGNRLLPAMLLWGKDIDMKAVRPPSSTFWTGGGETPVALMRSAWGDSSSMYIGFKGGSPGVNHAHMDVGSFVLDWGGVRWAADLGMQDYNSLESRGLSIWNKSKNSQRWEVMRYNNLVHNTLTVNGAYQQVSGHADITATGKRNPQFAVIDMTSVYKGQLDRSRRGVALLKGERAVIRDEVAAGSGPDTLQWRWLTQAEVTLEQDNVIALRKNGKTLRLVIETPVPVQLRTWSAAPVHDYDAPNPGSTITGFEAILPEGYAGAFTVHVLPEGAKAPRRVPPLDDWIKWKP from the coding sequence ATGAAGCTATCCTGGCTTTTCCTGTTGCTGTGCCTGGCAGGTACTGTTCGCGCGCAAACAGACTCGCTTCCGGCCGATTTCAACATGCCTCCCCATCCCCGGATCCTCTGGAAAACGGCAGACGAGCCCGTCCTGCAAAAGAATGTCAATACGCCGGGCCCCTGGCAAAATGTGCATCGTAGTATTTTGTCGGCCTGCGATAAAATGATGTCTGCACCCGTGCTGCAGCGGCAATTGACCGGCAGGCGGCTGCTGGGCGTTTCGCGGGAATGCCTCCGCCGGGTGTTTTTCCTCGCATATGCCTGGCGTATGGAAAAAGACCAACGGTATGCCGACAGGGCAATCAGTGAAATGATGGCCGTTTGTTCGTTTTCCGACTGGAATCCTTCCCACTTCCTCGACGTCGCGGAAATGACGATGGGCGTGGCGATCGGGTACGACTGGTTGTACGACCGCCTCACGCCCGATCAGCGGCGGGCGATCGCCACGGCGATCCTCGAAAAGGGGATGCGCCCTTCGCTCGAAAAGAAAAACAGCAACTGGCTCCGCGAGCATCACAATTGGAACCAGGTATGCAATGCCGGTATGCTTTTCGGATCGCTGGCGGTGTTTGAAGACGCGCCGGAACTGGGTTTGCATCTCATCAACCGCGGCATCCGCAGCATTGTATTGCCCATGGAAGCGTACAGGCCGGCGGGCGCTTATCCCGAGGGGTATAGTTACTGGGGATATGGCACCAGCTTCAACGTGCTCTTCATCAGCGCGCTGGAAACCTTGACCGGCGGCGATTTTGGTCTGCAGAAAATGCCCGGCTTCATGGAAACGGCGGCCTATTACCAGCATATGGCCGGCCCCACCGGTCTCCCGTTCAACTTCTCCGACGCAGGTACCGGCGGCAGCCTGGAACCCGCGATGTGCTGGTTCGCCGCCCGACTGGGAGCCCCGTCGCTGCTGTTTACGGAAAAGCTCCGCCTGGAGAAACCTTCCACCGGTAACCGGCTTTTACCGGCGATGCTGTTGTGGGGAAAGGATATCGATATGAAGGCCGTCCGTCCGCCTTCGTCCACCTTCTGGACCGGCGGCGGGGAAACACCCGTGGCGCTGATGCGGAGCGCCTGGGGCGACAGTTCCTCCATGTACATCGGCTTCAAGGGCGGCTCGCCCGGCGTGAACCACGCGCATATGGACGTGGGCTCGTTCGTGCTCGACTGGGGCGGCGTTCGCTGGGCGGCGGATTTGGGGATGCAGGATTACAATTCCCTCGAATCCCGAGGACTGAGCATCTGGAACAAGTCGAAAAACAGCCAGCGGTGGGAGGTGATGCGCTACAATAATCTCGTTCACAATACTTTGACGGTAAACGGCGCCTACCAGCAGGTAAGCGGCCATGCGGATATAACGGCAACGGGAAAACGAAATCCGCAATTCGCGGTGATAGATATGACGTCGGTTTATAAAGGTCAGCTGGATCGATCGCGCCGGGGCGTTGCGTTGCTGAAGGGCGAGCGCGCCGTTATCCGCGATGAAGTGGCGGCGGGCAGCGGGCCGGACACGCTGCAATGGCGCTGGCTCACCCAGGCCGAAGTGACCCTGGAGCAGGATAACGTGATCGCGCTGCGGAAAAACGGTAAAACGTTGCGCCTGGTGATCGAAACCCCGGTTCCCGTGCAGCTCCGCACCTGGAGCGCCGC
- a CDS encoding glycoside hydrolase family 78 protein, with the protein MKSWLFHVLTTAAVSAAAVPLSLSAQSFLPEKLTTEYKSAPIGIAASQPRMSWQIKSSGRDFLQSAYEVRTGANAAALAKGKEISWQSGRINSGVSLHIPYGGGPLASRQRVFWQVRVFDKNGKASPWSEVASWEMGLLQPADWQAQWIGRSSDTTGKPGPSPLFRKGFRLSKPVQSARLYVTAHGLYEAHINGKRVGDDHLTPGWTAYDKRLQYQVYDITPMLRNGDNAIGATLGDGWYRGNLVFFNQRNTYGKTAALLLQAEITYRDGSKETIATDGSWKSVDSGPVRYSDIYNGETVDARMEMNGWAAPGFNDASWEKVAVLPLTKDNLVAQEGPGVKQHERLKPVKFITTPEGDAVVDFGQNMVGWVELKVKGNAGDTVTLHHAEVLDKAGNFYTANLRAAKQENKFVLNGRGTETLAPRFTFQGFRYIRVKGLRQPLDTSMFTGVAVYSDMGETGSFSCSHPLINQLQKNIQWGQKGNFVDVPTDCPQRDERLGWTGDAQVFFNTAAYNMNVTGFFTKWMKDVAADQRTNGDIPVVIPDVKSIPSPGSAGWGDVVTIIPWNFYQNYGDRRMLEVQYESMRKWVDYITAQSKSELWNHGPHFGDWLFYSAPHDNDGRSAITDKYLIAQAFYIHSTQNVINAAKVLGKNADVAKYEELINRIKAAFIREYVTPNGRMVSSTQTAYVLALNFDILPEAQRASAAKRLADNIGSYGNHLTTGFLGTPYLCHVLTRFGYTDVAYKLLVQESYPSWLYPVKMGATTIWERWDGIKPDGTFQDVGMNSFNHYAYGAIGDWMYKTVTGIQPDPASPGYKQFRIQPRPGGGLTHASAEYKSLYGTIASKWKLDGGRLKLEVTVPANTTAKIVLPGAAGASVTESGKPVQLSAEGKDASLQVGSGNYAFEYAFGK; encoded by the coding sequence ATGAAATCCTGGCTATTCCACGTTTTGACAACGGCCGCCGTTTCTGCAGCGGCGGTCCCCTTGTCTTTGTCCGCACAATCTTTCCTTCCCGAAAAATTGACGACGGAATATAAATCCGCTCCGATCGGCATTGCGGCATCGCAGCCGCGCATGAGCTGGCAGATCAAATCCTCCGGCCGCGATTTCCTGCAATCGGCCTATGAAGTGCGCACCGGTGCCAACGCAGCTGCGCTTGCCAAAGGGAAAGAAATTTCCTGGCAAAGCGGCAGGATAAATTCCGGTGTGTCGCTGCACATCCCTTACGGCGGCGGCCCCCTCGCTTCGCGCCAGCGCGTGTTCTGGCAAGTGCGCGTGTTCGACAAAAACGGAAAAGCCTCGCCCTGGAGCGAAGTGGCGTCCTGGGAAATGGGGCTCCTGCAACCGGCCGACTGGCAAGCCCAATGGATCGGGCGAAGCAGCGACACCACGGGGAAACCCGGTCCCAGCCCGCTTTTCCGGAAAGGGTTCCGGTTGTCGAAACCCGTACAAAGCGCACGCCTGTACGTAACGGCGCACGGGCTGTACGAAGCGCATATCAATGGCAAAAGGGTGGGAGACGATCATCTCACGCCCGGCTGGACCGCCTACGACAAACGCCTCCAGTACCAGGTGTACGACATCACGCCCATGCTCCGCAACGGCGATAACGCGATCGGCGCCACCCTTGGAGACGGCTGGTATCGCGGCAACCTCGTGTTCTTCAATCAAAGGAATACCTACGGCAAAACCGCCGCATTGCTCCTCCAGGCGGAAATCACGTACCGCGACGGCTCTAAGGAAACCATCGCCACCGACGGCTCCTGGAAATCCGTCGATTCCGGCCCGGTGCGCTATTCCGATATTTATAACGGCGAAACGGTAGATGCCCGGATGGAAATGAACGGCTGGGCAGCCCCCGGTTTCAACGATGCTTCCTGGGAAAAGGTGGCCGTGCTGCCGCTCACGAAAGATAACCTCGTGGCGCAGGAAGGGCCCGGCGTGAAACAACACGAAAGATTGAAACCCGTCAAATTCATCACCACGCCCGAAGGCGACGCCGTCGTGGATTTCGGGCAGAACATGGTGGGTTGGGTTGAACTGAAAGTGAAAGGCAATGCCGGAGACACCGTTACCCTGCATCATGCCGAAGTGCTGGATAAAGCCGGGAATTTCTATACCGCCAATCTCCGCGCCGCCAAGCAGGAGAATAAATTTGTGTTGAATGGTCGGGGGACGGAAACCCTCGCGCCCAGGTTCACTTTTCAGGGCTTCCGGTACATCCGCGTGAAAGGTCTGCGCCAGCCGCTGGATACGTCTATGTTCACCGGTGTGGCCGTGTATTCGGATATGGGTGAAACCGGCAGCTTCTCCTGCTCGCATCCGCTCATCAATCAACTCCAGAAAAATATCCAGTGGGGGCAGAAAGGGAACTTCGTGGACGTGCCGACCGATTGCCCGCAGCGCGATGAGCGCCTCGGCTGGACCGGCGACGCGCAGGTATTCTTCAACACCGCCGCCTACAACATGAACGTGACGGGCTTCTTCACCAAATGGATGAAAGACGTGGCGGCAGACCAGCGCACCAATGGCGACATCCCCGTCGTGATCCCGGACGTAAAATCCATTCCTTCGCCCGGTTCGGCGGGCTGGGGCGACGTGGTGACCATCATTCCCTGGAATTTCTATCAAAACTATGGCGACCGCCGCATGCTCGAAGTGCAATACGAAAGCATGCGCAAATGGGTGGATTATATCACCGCGCAAAGCAAAAGCGAGCTCTGGAACCATGGGCCGCACTTCGGCGACTGGCTCTTCTATTCCGCGCCGCACGATAACGACGGCCGTTCCGCCATCACCGATAAATACCTCATCGCCCAGGCGTTTTACATCCATTCCACCCAAAACGTCATCAATGCCGCGAAAGTGCTCGGCAAAAATGCAGACGTCGCGAAGTACGAAGAGCTGATCAACAGGATCAAGGCGGCGTTCATCCGCGAATACGTGACGCCCAACGGCCGCATGGTTTCATCGACCCAAACGGCATACGTGCTGGCCCTGAACTTCGACATCCTGCCCGAAGCGCAGCGCGCATCCGCCGCAAAACGGCTGGCAGACAACATCGGGTCTTATGGCAACCACCTCACCACCGGCTTCCTCGGCACGCCGTACCTCTGCCATGTGCTCACGCGCTTTGGTTATACGGATGTGGCGTACAAACTGCTCGTGCAGGAAAGCTACCCTTCCTGGCTGTACCCCGTGAAAATGGGCGCCACCACCATCTGGGAGCGTTGGGACGGCATCAAGCCCGACGGCACTTTCCAGGACGTGGGGATGAACTCCTTCAACCACTACGCATATGGCGCTATCGGCGACTGGATGTATAAAACAGTGACCGGCATCCAACCAGATCCCGCATCGCCCGGCTACAAGCAATTCCGCATCCAGCCGCGCCCCGGCGGCGGGCTCACCCACGCCAGCGCGGAATATAAATCGCTGTACGGCACCATCGCGTCGAAATGGAAGTTGGACGGCGGTAGATTGAAGCTGGAAGTGACCGTTCCCGCCAATACCACGGCGAAAATCGTGTTGCCCGGCGCGGCCGGCGCTTCAGTGACGGAATCGGGCAAACCGGTGCAGCTTTCGGCGGAAGGGAAGGATGCTTCCCTGCAGGTGGGTTCCGGTAATTATGCGTTCGAGTACGCATTCGGCAAATAA
- a CDS encoding DUF2975 domain-containing protein, which yields MHHTPPVSSNRFFHAIRWIVNICWYLNFVLAAIGLFFLATSMFGGTKFNFSTIVRLNAPLSVIAVPGGEMETQDVQLKMLLPVNNLYRVYSFVFFFLFEFLVIAAIYNLRRVFRSLNRQSPFTGETIRRLRYTALFIGLLAPYNFLLSVLQAEVAHAYIPAAQRNFHMNWNFGLPYIAVAAIIYIMVDIFRYGMQLQQENEAFV from the coding sequence ATGCACCACACACCTCCAGTTTCCAGCAACCGTTTCTTCCATGCCATACGCTGGATCGTAAATATTTGCTGGTACCTCAATTTCGTGTTAGCCGCCATCGGGCTTTTCTTCCTTGCCACGTCGATGTTTGGCGGAACGAAATTCAATTTCAGCACCATCGTACGCCTGAACGCTCCGCTTTCCGTCATTGCAGTGCCCGGCGGCGAAATGGAAACGCAGGATGTGCAACTGAAGATGCTCCTGCCCGTGAACAATCTTTACCGGGTTTACTCCTTCGTGTTTTTCTTCCTGTTCGAATTCCTCGTCATCGCCGCCATTTATAACCTGCGCCGTGTTTTCCGTTCGCTGAACCGGCAAAGCCCCTTCACCGGCGAAACCATCCGACGGCTCCGGTATACCGCGCTTTTCATCGGCCTGCTGGCGCCTTACAACTTCCTGCTGAGCGTTTTGCAGGCGGAAGTCGCCCATGCCTACATCCCCGCAGCGCAGCGCAACTTCCACATGAATTGGAATTTTGGCTTACCTTACATCGCTGTTGCGGCGATCATTTACATCATGGTAGATATATTCCGGTACGGAATGCAACTGCAACAGGAAAACGAAGCTTTTGTATAA
- a CDS encoding TVP38/TMEM64 family protein codes for MPRNDTSATGRTLRIIKVSVLLVAIALYVIFAQRFSTDDLTAFVGRYPGWTVAVFFAICVARGVALIPGTPFLAAGILLFRNEPWLLLGVFLASIAVVSWMLYHLSGWLGLAAWFEKHYPEKTERMRQRLQGPYGQWFVALWAFAPIAPTDLVCYVAGTLKIPLRKFLPALLAGEAVICTLYIFILRNI; via the coding sequence ATGCCCAGAAATGATACTTCCGCCACCGGCCGCACGCTCCGGATCATCAAGGTATCGGTGCTGCTGGTCGCCATCGCGCTGTACGTAATCTTTGCGCAACGCTTCTCTACCGACGATCTCACGGCTTTCGTGGGGCGATATCCCGGGTGGACGGTCGCCGTGTTCTTCGCCATTTGCGTGGCCCGCGGCGTGGCGCTAATTCCCGGAACGCCGTTCCTCGCAGCGGGCATCCTGCTGTTCCGCAACGAGCCCTGGCTGTTGCTGGGCGTGTTCCTGGCATCCATCGCCGTGGTATCGTGGATGTTGTACCACCTTTCGGGTTGGCTGGGCCTGGCGGCGTGGTTCGAAAAGCATTATCCCGAAAAAACGGAGCGCATGCGGCAGCGGCTGCAGGGGCCGTACGGACAGTGGTTCGTGGCCTTATGGGCCTTTGCGCCGATCGCCCCAACCGACCTGGTATGCTACGTGGCCGGTACGCTGAAAATCCCCCTGCGGAAATTCCTGCCGGCCCTGCTGGCGGGTGAGGCCGTGATCTGCACTTTGTATATCTTTATCTTGCGTAACATCTGA